One Eurosta solidaginis isolate ZX-2024a chromosome 5, ASM4086904v1, whole genome shotgun sequence DNA segment encodes these proteins:
- the Wbp2 gene encoding WW domain-binding protein 2 isoform X2, whose translation MSVNTAHASNGVLIHAGEFILLHSDGVTMDFSGQDNPVFNGSKHGRIYLTSHRLIFNNKKPADDLQSFSAPFIALSDVELEQPVFGANYIKGKVRAQPNGNFIGEVKFKLHFKSGGAIEYGQALLRAASTAQSNYHRGGAYDDDPPPYTPAGAWHEAPPPAYQPPPGYYGWLPTHEAFSGPAPNTVFVSDNPPPYPGIGGPPAFNPHYQQPQSGYNPQQPQPGYNPQRPNYGYSPQQPQGSSNPPQQQPQYGGGGGADASTWMGFSAPPTDQPQQQPPPGSQPPPYGAAGQQQGGYPAGGFTPAQTYNPGYPQGGYPPAPGYPPPGGAPGGAAANAMGFNMPPASNSTQHNNLAKIIL comes from the exons ATGTCTGTGAATACAGCACATGCCAGCAATGGTGTCCTGATACATGCTGGAGAGTT CATATTACTGCACAGCGATGGCGTTACTATGGATTTCTCTGGTCAGGACAATCCCGTTTTTAATGGCTCCAAACATGGAAGAATTTATTTGACATCCCATAGGTTGATATTTAATAATAAGAAGCCCGCTGATGATTTGCAATCATTCAGCGCTCCCTTCATAGCGCTTTCGGAT GTTGAACTCGAACAACCGGTTTTTGGTGCCAACTACATAAAGGGCAAGGTACGCGCTCAACCGAACGGTAATTTCATTGGTGAAGTAAAGTTCAAGTTACACTTTAAATCTGGTGGAGCTATTGAGTATGGCCAAGCATTGTTGCGTGCAGCTAGTACAGCTCAGAGCAATTATCACCGCGGCGGCGCTTATGACGATGATCCACCACCATATACGCCAGCAGGTGCTTGGCACGAGGCACCACCACCAGCCTATCAACCACCACCAGGCTATTATGGTTGGTTACCGACTCACGAAGCATTTAGCGGACCAGCGCCAAATACGGTGTTTGTAAGCGATAATCCACCACCTTATCCCGGCATTGGTGGAC CACCAGCCTTTAATCCGCATTATCAACAACCACAGTCTGGATACAATCCACAACAACCGCAGCCTGGCTACAATCCACAACGACCCAATTATGGGTATAGTCCACAACAACCTCAAGGTAGTAGCAATCCACCACAGCAACAGCCCCAATATGGTGGTGGCGGCGGAGCAGATGCATCTACTTGGATGGGTTTTTCAGCACCACCAACCGATCAGCCGCAACAGCAACCACCCCCTGGTAGCCAACCACCGCCTTACGGTGCTGCAGGCCAACAACAAGGCGGTTATCCAGCAGGTGGTTTTACACCAGCGCAAACTTATAATCCTGGCTATCCGCAAGGGGGCTATCCACCAGCGCCTGGATATCCTCCTCCAGGCGGTGCACCAGGCGGAGCTGCGGCCAATGCAATGGGATTCAACATGCCGCCAGCAA gcaattcaacccagcacaacaatttggcaaaaattattttatag